A stretch of Canis lupus familiaris isolate Mischka breed German Shepherd chromosome 11, alternate assembly UU_Cfam_GSD_1.0, whole genome shotgun sequence DNA encodes these proteins:
- the PIGO gene encoding GPI ethanolamine phosphate transferase 3 isoform X3 has translation MGDDTWKDLFPGAFSQAFFFPSFNVRDLHTVDNGILEHLYPTMDGGEWDVLIAHFLGVDHCGHKYGPHHPEMAKKLSQMDQVIQGLVERLENDTLLVVIGDHGMTITGDHGGDSDLEISAALFLYSPKALFPRVPPKEPEIVPQISLVPTLALLLGLPIPFGNIGEVMAELFAEAEDSQPHSSALAQASALHLNAQQVSRFLHTYSAAAQNLQVKELHQLQNLFSKASADYQRLLQSPQGAEAALQTVITELQQFLRGVRAMCIESWARFSLGRMAGGAALLAAACFLCLLVSQWATYPGFHPLLLTPMACGLASTIVCAGLLATTGLKLDPVVLGAMAAVGSLLPFLWKAWAGWGSKRPLAALFPIPGPVLLFLLIRFAAFFSDSFVVAEARATPFLLGSLILLLVAQLHWEGKLLPPKLLTIPRLCFSASAGQPRHSGTHALGLGVGLLLCIRLAGLFHRCPEETPACHSSPWLSPLASMVGGRAKNLWYGACVGALVALLAAVRLWLCRYSNLKSPEPSVLFVRWGLPLMVLGTAAYWALASGADEAPPRLRALVAGASVVLPRAVAGLAASGLMLLLWRPVTVLVKATTGTPRTRTVLTPFSGPPTSQADLDYVVPQIYRHMQEEFRGRLERTKSQGPLTVAAYQLGSVYSAAMVTALTLLAFPLLLLHAERISLVFLLLFLQSFLLLHLLAAGIPITTPGPFTVPWQAVSAWALMATQTFYSLGHQPVFPAIHWHAAFVGFPEGHGSSTWLPALLVGANTFASHLLFAVGCPLLLLWPFLCESQGARKRWQPLGNEAEARVRPEEEEEPRMEMRLRDAPHHFNAALLQLGLKYLFVLGIQILACALAASILRRHLMVWKVFAPKFIFEAMGFIVSSVGLFLGIALVMRVDGAVSSWFRQLILAQQR, from the exons ATGGGAGATGATACCTGGAAAGATCTTTTTCCTGGAGCTTTCTCCCAAGCTTTCTTCTTCCCATCCTTCAATGTCAGAGACCTGCACACCGTGGACAATGGCATCCTGGAACATCTCTATCCAACCA TGGACGGTGGTGAATGGGATGTACTGATTGCTCATTTCCTGGGTGTGGATCACTGTGGCCACAAGTATGGCCCTCACCACCCTGAAATGGCCAAGAAGCTTAGCCAGATGGACCAGGTGATCCA GGGACTTGTGGAGCGTCTGGAGAATGACACACTATTGGTCGTGATTGGGGACCACGGGATGACCATAACTGGGGACCACGGAGGGGACAGTGACCTGGAGATCTCAGCTGCACTTTTTCTGTATAGTCCCAAAGCCCTCTTCCCCCGTGTCCCGCCAAAG GAGCCGGAGATAGTTCCTCAAATCAGCCTTGTGCCTACGCTGGCCCTGTTGCTGGGCCTGCCCATTCCATTTGGAAACATTGGGGAAGTGATGGCTGAGCTGTTCGCAGAGGCTGAAGACTCTCAGCCTCACTCCTCTGCTCTGGCCCAAGCCTCAGCTCTCCATCTGAATGCCCAGCAG GTATCCCGGTTTCTTCACACCTACTCAGCTGCTGCTCAGAACCTTCAAGTGAAGGAGCTTCATCAGCTTCAGAACCTTTTCTCCAAGGCCTCTGCTGACTACCAGCGACTTCTCCAGAGTCCCCAGGGGGCTGAGGCAGCACTACAGACTGTGATCACTGAGCTGCAGCAGTTCCTGCGGGGAGTTCGGGCTATGTGCATTGAGTCTTGGGCTCGTTTCTCTCTGGGTCGCATGGCCGGGGGTGCCGCTCTCCTGGCTGCTGCCTGCTTTCTTTGTCTGCTGGTATCCCAGTGGGCAACATACCCAGGCTTCCACCCCCTCCTCCTAACACCCATGGCCTGTGGTCTGGCTAGTACCATAGTGTGTGCTGGACTCCTGGCAACTACTGGGCTGAAGCTGGATCCAGTGGTTCTAGGGGCCATGGCTGCAGTGGGCTCACTCCTGCCTTTTCTGTGGAAAGCCTGGGCTGGCTGGGGGTCCAAGAGGCCCCTGGCAGCCCTGTTTCCCATCCCTGGGCCCGTCCTGTTATTCCTGCTCATTCGTTTTGCTGCTTTCTTCTCTGATAGCTTTGTTGTAGCTGAGGCCAGGGCCACCCCCTTCCTTTTGGGCTCACTCATCTTGCTCCTGGTTGCCCAACTTCACTGGGAGGGCAAGCTGCTGCCACCTAAGCTTCTCACAATACCCCGCCTTTGCTTTTCAGCCTCGGCAGGCCAGCCACGGCACAGTGGCACACATGCCTTAGGACTTGGAGTTGGGTTGCTTTTATGTATAAGGCTAGCTGGGCTTTTTCATCGCTGCCCTGAAGAGACACCTGCTTGCCATTCCTCTCCCTGGCTGAGTCCCTTGGCATCCATGGTGGGTGGTCGAGCCAAGAATTTGTGGTATGGGGCTTGTGTGGGGGCTTTGGTAGCCCTATTAGCTGCTGTGCGCCTGTGGCTTTGCCGCTATAGCAATCTCAAGAGTCCTGAGCCCTCTGTGCTGTTTGTGCGCTGGGGGCTGCCCCTCATGGTACTGGGCACTGCTGCCTACTGGGCACTGGCATCAGGGGCAGATGAAGCGCCCCCACGTCTCCGGGCCTTGGTTGCTGGGGCATCAGTTGTGCTACCTAGGGCTGTGGCAGGCTTGGCCGCTTCGGGGCTCATGCTGCTGCTCTGGAGGCCTGTGACAGTGCTAGTGAAGGCTACGACGGGTACTCCCAGGACCAGGACTGTCCTTACTCCCTTCTCAGGCCCCCCCACTTCTCAGGCTGACCTGGATTATGTGGTTCCTCAAATCTACCGACATATGCAGGAGGAGTTCCGGGGCCGTCTAGAGAGGACCAAATCCCAAGGTCCCCTGACTGTGGCAGCCTATCAGTTGGGGAGTGTCTACTCAGCTGCTATGGTCACGGCTCTCACCCTCTTGGCCTTCCCGCTTCTACTATTGCATGCAGAGCGCATTAGCCTTGTGttcctgcttctgtttcttcagaGCTTCCTGCTCCTGCATCTGCTTGCTGCTGGGATACCCATCACCACCCCTG gtccttTTACTGTTCCGTGGCAGGCAGTCTCTGCTTGGGCCCTCATGGCCACACAGACCTTCTACTCCTTGGGCCATCAGCCTGTCTTTCCGGCCATTCATTGGCACGCAGCCTTCGTGGGATTCCCAGAGGGTCATGGGTCCTCCACCTGGCTGCCTGCTCTGCTGGTGGGAGCCAACACCTTTGCCTCCCATCTCCTCTTTGCAG TAGGTTGCCCTTTGCTTCTGCTCTGGCCCTTCCTCTGTGAGAGTCAAGGGGCCCGGAAGAGGTGGCAACCCCTAGGGAATGAAGCTGAAGCCAGAGTCaggcctgaggaggaggaggagccacgGATGGAGATGCGGCTCCGGGATGCACCTCATCACTTCAATGCAGCGCTGCTACAGCTGGGCCTCAAGTACCTCTTTGTCCTTGGTATTCAG ATTCTGGCCTGTGCCTTGGCAGCCTCCATCCTCCGCAGGCATCTCATGGTCTGGAAAGTGTTTGCCCCCAA GTTCATTTTTGAAGCCATGGGCTTTATTGTGAGCAGCGTGGGACTTTTCCTGGGCATAGCTTTGGTGATGCGAGTGGATGGTGCCGTGAGCTCCTGGTTCAGACAGCTAATTCTGGCCCAGCAGAGGTAG
- the PIGO gene encoding GPI ethanolamine phosphate transferase 3 isoform X4, producing the protein MNSLPATSRMQKISVLLFLAWVSFLFYAGIALFTSGFLLTRLELTNHSSCHEPPGPGSLPWGSQGKPGACWMASRFSRLVLVLVDALRFDFAQPQPSHGPGEPPVSLPFLGKLNSLQRILEIQPHHARLYQSKADPPTTTMQRLKALTTGSLPTFIDAGSNFASYAIVEDNLIKQLTNAGRHVVFMGDDTWKDLFPGAFSQAFFFPSFNVRDLHTVDNGILEHLYPTMDGGEWDVLIAHFLGVDHCGHKYGPHHPEMAKKLSQMDQVIQGLVERLENDTLLVVIGDHGMTITGDHGGDSDLEISAALFLYSPKALFPRVPPKEPEIVPQISLVPTLALLLGLPIPFGNIGEVMAELFAEAEDSQPHSSALAQASALHLNAQQVSRFLHTYSAAAQNLQVKELHQLQNLFSKASADYQRLLQSPQGAEAALQTVITELQQFLRGVRAMCIESWARFSLGRMAGGAALLAAACFLCLLVSQWATYPGFHPLLLTPMACGLASTIVCAGLLATTGLKLDPVVLGAMAAVGSLLPFLWKAWAGWGSKRPLAALFPIPGPVLLFLLIRFAAFFSDSFVVAEARATPFLLGSLILLLVAQLHWEGKLLPPKLLTIPRLCFSASAGQPRHSGTHALGLGVGLLLCIRLAGLFHRCPEETPACHSSPWLSPLASMVGGRAKNLWYGACVGALVALLAAVRLWLCRYSNLKSPEPSVLFVRWGLPLMVLGTAAYWALASGADEAPPRLRALVAGASVVLPRAVAGLAASGLMLLLWRPVTVLVKATTGTPRTRTVLTPFSGPPTSQADLDYVVPQIYRHMQEEFRGRLERTKSQGPLTVAAYQLGSVYSAAMVTALTLLAFPLLLLHAERISLVFLLLFLQSFLLLHLLAAGIPITTPGKYISQP; encoded by the exons ATGAATTCCCTCCCTGCTACCAGTAGGATGCAGAAGATCTCGGTGCTGCTCTTCCTGGCCTGGGTCAGCTTCCTCTTCTACGCCGGCATTGCCCTCTTCACCAGTGGCTTCCTGCTCACTCGTTTGGAACTCACCAACCATAGCAGCTGCCAcgagcccccaggccctgggtccCTGCCATGGGGGAGCCAAGGGAAGCCTGGGGCCTGCTGGATGGCTTCTAGATTCTCTCGGCTTGTGTTGGTGCTGGTAGATGCTCTGCGATTTGACTTTGCGCAGCCCCAGCCCTCACACGGTCCTGGAGAgcctcctgtctctctgcctttcctgggCAAACTGAACTCCTTGCAAAGAATCCTGGAGATTCAGCCCCACCATGCCAGGCTCTACCAATCTAAGGCTGATCCCCCCACTACCACCATGCAGCGCCTCAAGGCCCTCACCACAGGCTCACTGCCTACCTTTATCGATGCTGGCAGTAACTTTGCCAGCTATGCCATAGTGGAAGACAATCTCATTAAACAGCTCACCAATGCAG GAAGGCACGTGGTCTTCATGGGAGATGATACCTGGAAAGATCTTTTTCCTGGAGCTTTCTCCCAAGCTTTCTTCTTCCCATCCTTCAATGTCAGAGACCTGCACACCGTGGACAATGGCATCCTGGAACATCTCTATCCAACCA TGGACGGTGGTGAATGGGATGTACTGATTGCTCATTTCCTGGGTGTGGATCACTGTGGCCACAAGTATGGCCCTCACCACCCTGAAATGGCCAAGAAGCTTAGCCAGATGGACCAGGTGATCCA GGGACTTGTGGAGCGTCTGGAGAATGACACACTATTGGTCGTGATTGGGGACCACGGGATGACCATAACTGGGGACCACGGAGGGGACAGTGACCTGGAGATCTCAGCTGCACTTTTTCTGTATAGTCCCAAAGCCCTCTTCCCCCGTGTCCCGCCAAAG GAGCCGGAGATAGTTCCTCAAATCAGCCTTGTGCCTACGCTGGCCCTGTTGCTGGGCCTGCCCATTCCATTTGGAAACATTGGGGAAGTGATGGCTGAGCTGTTCGCAGAGGCTGAAGACTCTCAGCCTCACTCCTCTGCTCTGGCCCAAGCCTCAGCTCTCCATCTGAATGCCCAGCAG GTATCCCGGTTTCTTCACACCTACTCAGCTGCTGCTCAGAACCTTCAAGTGAAGGAGCTTCATCAGCTTCAGAACCTTTTCTCCAAGGCCTCTGCTGACTACCAGCGACTTCTCCAGAGTCCCCAGGGGGCTGAGGCAGCACTACAGACTGTGATCACTGAGCTGCAGCAGTTCCTGCGGGGAGTTCGGGCTATGTGCATTGAGTCTTGGGCTCGTTTCTCTCTGGGTCGCATGGCCGGGGGTGCCGCTCTCCTGGCTGCTGCCTGCTTTCTTTGTCTGCTGGTATCCCAGTGGGCAACATACCCAGGCTTCCACCCCCTCCTCCTAACACCCATGGCCTGTGGTCTGGCTAGTACCATAGTGTGTGCTGGACTCCTGGCAACTACTGGGCTGAAGCTGGATCCAGTGGTTCTAGGGGCCATGGCTGCAGTGGGCTCACTCCTGCCTTTTCTGTGGAAAGCCTGGGCTGGCTGGGGGTCCAAGAGGCCCCTGGCAGCCCTGTTTCCCATCCCTGGGCCCGTCCTGTTATTCCTGCTCATTCGTTTTGCTGCTTTCTTCTCTGATAGCTTTGTTGTAGCTGAGGCCAGGGCCACCCCCTTCCTTTTGGGCTCACTCATCTTGCTCCTGGTTGCCCAACTTCACTGGGAGGGCAAGCTGCTGCCACCTAAGCTTCTCACAATACCCCGCCTTTGCTTTTCAGCCTCGGCAGGCCAGCCACGGCACAGTGGCACACATGCCTTAGGACTTGGAGTTGGGTTGCTTTTATGTATAAGGCTAGCTGGGCTTTTTCATCGCTGCCCTGAAGAGACACCTGCTTGCCATTCCTCTCCCTGGCTGAGTCCCTTGGCATCCATGGTGGGTGGTCGAGCCAAGAATTTGTGGTATGGGGCTTGTGTGGGGGCTTTGGTAGCCCTATTAGCTGCTGTGCGCCTGTGGCTTTGCCGCTATAGCAATCTCAAGAGTCCTGAGCCCTCTGTGCTGTTTGTGCGCTGGGGGCTGCCCCTCATGGTACTGGGCACTGCTGCCTACTGGGCACTGGCATCAGGGGCAGATGAAGCGCCCCCACGTCTCCGGGCCTTGGTTGCTGGGGCATCAGTTGTGCTACCTAGGGCTGTGGCAGGCTTGGCCGCTTCGGGGCTCATGCTGCTGCTCTGGAGGCCTGTGACAGTGCTAGTGAAGGCTACGACGGGTACTCCCAGGACCAGGACTGTCCTTACTCCCTTCTCAGGCCCCCCCACTTCTCAGGCTGACCTGGATTATGTGGTTCCTCAAATCTACCGACATATGCAGGAGGAGTTCCGGGGCCGTCTAGAGAGGACCAAATCCCAAGGTCCCCTGACTGTGGCAGCCTATCAGTTGGGGAGTGTCTACTCAGCTGCTATGGTCACGGCTCTCACCCTCTTGGCCTTCCCGCTTCTACTATTGCATGCAGAGCGCATTAGCCTTGTGttcctgcttctgtttcttcagaGCTTCCTGCTCCTGCATCTGCTTGCTGCTGGGATACCCATCACCACCCCTGGTAAATACATTTCTCAGCCCTGA